In the Primulina tabacum isolate GXHZ01 chromosome 15, ASM2559414v2, whole genome shotgun sequence genome, ATCGTTTCATTGCTGATTTCCCAAAGATAGCCCTGCCACTGACCACTTTGACAAggaagacggtgaaatttgaaTGGACAAATGAGTGTCAACAAAGCTTTCATGTATTGAAGGATAAATTGACATCAACTCCAGTGTTGTCACTTCCTGAGGGAGATGAAGACTTTGTGGTGTATACTGATGCTTCTAAGAAAGGGCTTGGTGTTGTATTGATGCAGCGTGGTAAAGTGattgcttatgcttctcgtcagctgaaggattatgaaaagaattatccgactcatgatcttgagtttgcaACGGTGGTATTcgctttgaagatctggcgacacTATTTGTATGGAGTGAAGTGTGAGATTTTCTCGGATCATACAAGTCTTAAATATATGTTTACTTAGAAGGAATTGAATATGTGTCAGAGAAGGTGGTTGGAACTTGTTAAAGATTATGATTGaactattagttaccaccctaGGAAAGCGAATGTGGTTGCAGATGCATTGATTCGGAAGTCAGATGTTTTGTTATTCGATCTACTTTGATTGATAGGATTAAAGATGAACAACAGAATGATGATCAATTGTTGGAGATGAGGTCTAAGGCTGAGCTGAAATGGAATTCTGAGTTTGAGTCAAACAGTGATGGATTGATGACTTTCAGAGATCATATATGTGTTCCTATTGGTGATAATATTCGACAACATGTTTTGACTGAAGCTCATACCGTGCCATATTCGATACAcccaggtagtaccaagatgtatcaagatcttcgtcgactctattggtggccaggtatgaaaaaggATATAGCATTGTTTGTTTATGTTGGGATGCAACCAAAGTCCCACATTGGAAGATCTAGAGAAAGATCATGGGTTAATAAAGATGGATGATATCTCCATTGGTATGAGGCCTTTTGGGTGGTTCCAAAAGCAAAACCATGAGGGTTAAAACCCAAAGTGAACAATATCATACCGGTATGGAGATATCCGGATTCCATTGGTcctacaagtggtatcagagccatggtcTAGATCGAGCCGTGTGGGTAGAATCCTCGATACCTAAACGAAGGAGGTGAGGGCTCCCGGTAAAAATCCTTGATTAAAACTCTCGAGGTGGTTGATGCTCCCGGTATTCATGTAAGGCGTGCGCTTCAACGCAGTGAAGTGGAGTAACCTCAATTGGAGGACGAATAAGGCTTGAGGGGAGGCTCGGACTATGAGAATAATGGTGGAACTTCGTTTGAGGGGAGGATTGTTGAGATGCAACCAAAGTCCCACATTGGAAGATCTAGAGAAAGATCATGGGTTCATAAAGATGGATGATATCTCCATTGGTATGAGGCCTTTTGGGTGGTTCCAAAAGCAAAACCATGAGGATTAAAACCCAAAGTGGACAATATCATATCAGTATGGAGATATCCGGATTCCATTGGTCCTtctagtggtatcagagcagtaggcaTGATAGTAGTATTTCCTGAAAGTACATAAAGTCCATTGATAAGATttcctctcatcaccacaaGAGATCTTTTGACACTTTGAGCTTCCCATTTTCGGATTTAAAAGTACATCCCCTTTTATCCAATGCTCCAAGAgagattaaatttttatttaattctggAACATGTCTCACATCATTTAGTACCATCTCAGTGCCATTGTGAAGTTGGAGTCTTATGGAACCGATCCCTTCAACCTTGCAGGTCTTGTTATTTCCAAGAATTACATGTCCTCCATTCAATTCTTGGTATGACTCAAAACTGGTCTTGTTGGGGCACATGTGATAAGAACAACCACCGTCCATTACCCAACACTCATCAGTTTTTTGATCTGAGACACAGAGTACCTCTGCACTCTCATAACCATCTTGAGCAACTTCTAACTCACCATGATTTCTGAAATTTTCTTgacctttctttctttctggaCATTCTCTTCTATAATGCCCTTCCTTTTGACAATGGAAGCATTTGCCCTTAGTGATCTTATTCCTTGACTTGCTCCTAGATTTGCTCCAAGATTTCCTTCTGTCAATTCTAAAATCAGGCCTTCCCCGCACCAGAAGACTGTTTGCAATTGGTAGAGATTTGTTTTCAGTAAGTGCATCATATTCTTTGGATCTTAAGGCCTTCTGTACATCATTCAAGGAGAGTGAATCTCTggcatattttaaagtttcaacgAAAGTGGAATAGGATTTTGGAAGAGAGTTCAAAAGGATAATGGCTTTATCCTCATCATCAATCTTGATCCCAATATTTTCAAGGTCAAGTAACAGCTTGTTGAACTCATCCATATTATCAGTAGTTGTCTTTGTTTCATTCATCTTGAATCCAAACAATTTGCTCTTCAGGTAAATACGATCTTGTAGAGATTTGGTGAGATACAAGTCTTCTAGTTTCTTCCACAGGTCGGCTGCAGTTGTCTCAGATGAGACTTCTCTGAGCACTTTATCATCAAGATGCAGGGTTAAGATTGAGCATTAGTGACCGGCAGGATTGTTGCAATCATTGCCGAcacctcaatggaaatgggagcagatcacaatggactttgttgtcggactcccaaggacgcagaaaggttataattcgatttgggttattgttgatcttTTGACTAAGTCATCGCATTTCTTTCTCGTCAAAACAAATTATTCGATGAATAATTATGCTGAGGCTTATGTCcaagagattgttagacttcatgggatACCAGTATCAATGGTTTCAGATCGTGATCTATGGTTTACATATGAgttctggaagagtttgcatagaGCTTTGGGTACAAATTTGGCCTTTAGCACAGAttatcatcctcagagtgacggacaatcagaaagagttattcagattcttgagGATATGTTAAGGGCATGCATTATTGATTTTCCTTGTAGTTGGGATTTGAAGTTGCCTCTTGTAGAATTCACTTATAATAACAGGTATCAGTCCTCGATTGGCATGGCATcttatgaagctttgtatgggaGAAGGTGTCGATCACCTTTgttttgggatgaagtaggtgaAAGAAAGATGTTGGGACCCGGGTTGGTTCAACAGATGGTCAATGTTAAGAACGTTGTAGTTTAGGTCAGATGTAAGTTTCTTGATAGATATTAAGCTGGTAGATAATATAGGcacttgaaaaacatttttaagAGTGATTTAGGAGTTAATTTGGATATCACCAATCCCAAAAACTGTTGAGAGCGAGCCATCGGCTACGGTATTCTTTAGGTTACTAGGATCTGATGTGTAGTTGGTGAATTTAAGTGGGGAGTACTATGTCATATGATTTGTAGCTCCTTAGTCGACAATCCATGAATCTTTAATAGTAGTACGAGACATTTAATCCAAGATATATAAGAGACGTACCTGAATGAACAAGATAGCAAGTGCCGTTGTTTTTCTCCATGGGTCCAAGGAGTCCTCGTAATTTCTGAAATTCTTCCTTACCGCGAGTTCATTAAATTTTAGACTGCCTTATTGACTTAGCTGGTTAGTACTGAGTTTGGCTTGACTTGTGCTGCACCCTTGCTGATTCCCTACCTTGTTTCTACCATGAAGTTTCCAGCACTTGTCTTTAGTGTGTCCAGTCACTTTTGACCAGAGGCAAACACTGggccaaaaaaaattaatactattttaaatttagttgggccacttttattttttttaaaaccctcTGCACAAGCCTCCATGCATACATGCACATGACTTGGAACTTTCCGTTGGATTTACGTCTTCAAAGGCAATAGAAATTCGATAAAAAGTTCtcgcatatatatattttctttcttcCGTCATTATTGGTATTTTTAGACCATCCTCTCATATCGTCTGGAATTTGAAGTCAATGCATTGATTTTAGGGACGAAGCTTATTAGAGTTTTGTTGATGCTTAAAACAAAAGGGAACAAGAAGACGGCTTCAATTGATTAGCTTTAACTGCCTAAGTTAGGTATAAATTCAGAACTTttaattttatgctttaattttcattttattttctttataatttcaaaagtggtgtttgttattttaatatttgttcGATGTTGTTTTTCCCCTATTTAGTGTGTTCCGTTTATTTCTAATTTGCGTCTCTAATACTTTTATATAATCTATTGGTTGTTATTTAATAACGTGGTGATAgatattgattatgatttatatgttgataGCTTCGTAATTGTTTCAATCTTGCATTTTCTAATCATCTTGGCACATTTTGTAAAGTATTAAACTAGCAAAAAAATACATAAACAAATATAGCGACTTTAAAAAGAAATCATTGCGAtttgttttataaatatatataatatatatatagctaaatatattataattttttatttatcaagAAATCAATATTTACAatgcataaattttttaaaagaaaagatcCAGAACCAGAAGTACAAAGCATTGGAAATGTTAGGGTTGAAGAATTTGATTTCTCACAACTACCGGCAGATCCTGGACTTAGGACTCCAATTTTtgcatataatattaatattaggGATCAAGTTCGAAGGGCATATTTGCAAAAAGGTCCATGTCAACCTTCAGGTTATGAATTCCCAAAAAGAAGATTTGGAGTTAGCCAATGTAGACGGTTCAATCTTTCATGGTTTAATGAATTTGGTGATTGGTTGGAGTATAGTGTGGAAAAAAATGCCGCATATTGTTTGTATTGTTATCTCTTCAAAACAACTAAGGGAAAACAAGCGGAAGGGGAGGCTTTTGTTAGTGAATGATTCACAAATTGAAAGTGTAAAGATAGGTTAAATATTCATGTTGGCTAGCATGACAACGAACATCATAAAGCTCGAATGAATTGTGAAGCTTTGATGAATCAAGATGAGCATATTCAATCAGTTTTGCACAAGATTTGATATCCTCACACTTGATGTTCAACTTGAAACTTATATATGTGATATGCGTTCTAACAAAGCATTTCAAGGATTGAAAGGGATTGGTAATCTTTAGGAGAAGTTAGTTATGTCAAAGAAAAATATGGTGTACCTGTTGGTTTATAAGCTTTTGACATTGTCATTAATTCTACCGGTTGCAACGGAGACAGTAGAGAGGGTGTTTTCTGTCATGAGAATCGTGAAAGACAGGTTGCACAATCGAATAAGTGATAATTGGATGAATGATAGTCTCATTGTCTATGTAGAGAAAGATATATTTCTGACTGTTGGTAATGAATATTTTGTACAAAGATTTCAAAATATAAAGACTCGAAAAGAACAATTGTAAGGTAGTTATTTTGTtatgttttattattaaaatatttttttgttttattaattatagtaTACCATAGCCTACACTGAATCAAAATTCTAGCTCCGCCCCTGCTTTTGACATTCCTTCCTTTCTATAATCCCTGAATCTAACGATCTAGAGTTATTATCATTGCTGATCCTTCTACATTTTTAGACTCAAGCATCACACCTCTTCGACTTTCTTCAGCATACGATTGATCAAAAAATTGTTTCTTACAAGGACAATATCTCATCCTTTCAAAGCATTTGGACCCTAACTTGGTCAAATTCAGGGTTCAATCCAGCTAAGAATTCATAAACTCTATCCTTATCAATAAAGTTTTTCAGGGTTGTGGAATCTTCATGGAATTTCATGGCAACGACTCGATAATGGTCGAGCTCTTGCCACAAATTTTGGAGTTGGGTTGCATACTCTGTGATGGATTTTCTTCCTTGTTTGGTTGAAAACacttttatcttgatttcatAGACCGAGTCACTGATTTTGGGATCCATTGAATCCCATAGCCATGACGACATGAACAAAAAATCAACTTCATCCCATGCTTCAAAGCCTTTTTCTTTGGGTTTGTGCCCTGCGTCGAGATGGCTGAGTCTTCCTTTCCCTTTCAAATAAGTCCTGACAAATCGAGACCACTTCATGCAGTTCTTTCCGTCCAAACGATGTTTGATCtgaatgttttaaaaatcaccAATCGTCGGACTGAGATTCACATCTTGCAATGGGGCAGATTTCATCGAGACGACAGAtctttttgaagtttcaaagaCATGTTAAGAGACTGAAAGAGACGTGAGAGTTTCTAGAAAAGaggaaaatatataatttaggtGATGAAAATATTGATCCTGTGGCATCGTGTGAAAACTCAATGTGTTTTTCATCAAGGATATAGCGACGGAAAAACTgccgctaattagcgacagatTTCGAAAAACCGTCAGTCATATGTAGCGACGCTGACTTTACCGACAATTTGTtgatccgtcgctaatttttttttttttgtagtgtcaCTTAAAGATGCGTAAGAAACGATCATCTAAGATAATGCTAAACATATTCTTCGATTCTAATAGGTAACAAAATGAGTCTTAATGTTTCAAAATAATCTAATTCCAAACAATATTCAAAATCATTAAATCATGTAAATCTCTcatattttaatgaaatttgaCATAAGGTGTGTTGATAATCCAACGACCAAAATTTCACCACATCAGGAGAGTAGAAATATTTTAGGTGTAGTATAGAAAAATCCGAAATACAAAGCAATAATCCACGTAGGAACTCGAATgaatattttaagaaaattaaatgatccAATCATCTATATTTAATCAACATGGAGATGTATATATctgtatgttttatttataaatatatataatgttgCGTAAATAAAATATGGTTGCATGAGTCTAGGCATATTACAGGACGTGACCGGATTTCGGGTTATAAAATAATGGAACAAGACCTATCTGGTAGTATATTAGATTACCCGTTTTGGATTTACCGAATTGAGTCTATAATCCAATCCAAAACCGAGTAAACACGAAATTGATTGCACCATTTTTTATCGGATTGTTAACCAAATTAGAAAAAAGTAGCACCGGGTAAAGATCCGATTTAACCCGTTTCATATTATAAAGTATTTGTAGGGGGGAAACAatgataaaaaatttgaaaaaactaattactcataaaaaataaacattgcttaaaaattataattgcaAATTTAGCCATTGCAATTACCTTcaatttgattttgattatcgTTGATATATTGAAATATGTACATCAGTTTGGTTCTATTggtttcattaatttttttaaaaaaaatgtattgcATCAAACTATTTTCTCATAAGAATTATAGTGCAATaagtaattataataataaaagcaGCTATGAAACCGGGTCTAAACCGGTTCCGGACTAGCAGGAGTCGATTCCGGGTTTGAGCGGACCGGATTGGTTCAGGTTCTAGATCaagtttttaaaaaaccaaTCTAATTCAATTAGAATATCAAATTTTGATCGATCTCTTACCGATTTCGACCAACACGTACAACCCGTTAAACATGACTAAATGAATCTAACAAAACTAAAGAACGAGAATCTGATTTTCAATATGATTTAGATATTAATAAATatgtagaaaaaaaattaaactgaACATAATGTTCTCCTCCTATATATGGACGAGTGATTAATATATGATGATAATTTGAATGGGGAGAAATGATTATCAATTGTTATATTATTGGGATACCTGTAAAATtcgctaaatttaaaatatatttgaaaaaattttattaaaccaaaaaattaattatatattctattctatataatttttaaagtttttctGAAGAATATAAATTATGTTTCAAATAACATACATGGGAAAAGTAATAAGCCACAATCAAAGTTCTAGGCATGCCATGTTTATAAATACAATCGTACGTAATTTGTAAAAATGTTTATTGTAATCCCTAGGTAACCACATGTTAATCCTCCTCAATTCATCGTAAAGATTTACAATTTTTTTGGAGTTAGAGGAAATATTTTTGTTATAATTAGATCTCGAACATGAAATTTCGTCTCGGTTTCTTTTGTATATTAGGTGTTATCTTGTTAAATCCACTTCGCTTTTCAAAATTCACCAATCTATTAATCTCCATCTATAATATATGACCCAATAATTTGCTAAATAAAGAAATGATAAAAGCAATCATCACATACAAATTCCAGCAAACGAGAGGATTCAAATTTCACAATCTTTtaactattttattttaaaataaatataaactaTAAAGTAGTGTGGCTTAGTGGATTGTCCCATGCAATTCTCAGGGGAAGAAGCCATGAGACCACAGGGAAGGATTATGATTACCACCATCACTAAACGGCAGCATCATCCCGTCTCCGCCACCGCCACCACTCGCACCACCACCGCAGCCATACCCCAGCAATCCTCCCATTTGCTGCTGCTGATAACTCGTACTCCCCATCCAATCCGGAAACCACATTGGCTGCTGTGCCCGCTCCATCCCTCCTAACTCCTCCACTGCCGGCTTCTGCTCCAATGCTGCCCTCTTAGACGGAGGCGCCTCCTCCTTCTTAAGCATCTCAATCCTCTTACAAATCTCCTTCAAATTCTGATCAAGCAACCACCCCATATCATTCAACTCCGGTACCGCCAATCCCTGCAACCCCTTACCCGTCAAACACTGATACATAAGATGAGTAATCTCCTTCTCGCGGTTATCTTTCTGCAGTTTCTTGATCTGCTCAGCCGCCTTCGCGATCCGGCCTCGGATAAAAGACTCTTGGTTCACCATTTTCTTGCTTTGCTCCATCTCCGGCACCTGCCTGAACTGCGCTATCACACGTTGCGCTGCTCGTGGATCAGCTGGCCAGACGTCGGGAGTGGACTCGTAAGGACTGTACACGATGGCGCATGCGTCGATCCCGCACAGGGTGCTTAGCTCGCTCACCTTCTTCATGAGccctttctttcttttcttgtaCGTCGCTTTTCGGGACGAATCATTTGTGATGAATGAGAGCTTCACCTTCTTTCTTGTCATTGCAGTAACGGAAGAACAAATGGTGGATATGGTAGTGTATGTGATCTGTGAGGAAGGTTGGGTTTGGTTTCTGAAATGGGAAATGGTGTTGCTATATATAAGGGTTCGTGGGATTTGTTTGAGATTAAGAGGGGAGATTTTGGGAGTAATGTTTTCCAAGATTTTGGTAAGAATTTTAATATCTTCATATCATTCAAATTATTGCTCGAAGATATGTGTATATATCTATTAATGTATCGGTTAATAGACACATGCATGATGTTAATTTGACACTGTTAATTCATTTATTTACAAATTagacataattaaaatatacaactacacataattaaattttagaacataattaaaaattacacaTACATAAAACgaaaacaaaaatacaaataattaaaatttgacgaATTCAACTATACTTCATCATATAAACTTGGAATATATTTGATCAAGCCCTTTTGAAGCATGTACTAATTAGAAAAATACACATAATTATAATTGGtacttttttattttctattattttttgatttattattagttttttttttttgtatttttaaatatttttaaattttaaatcgttattataaatttattaactTTACAAAATTGACATAAATAGTGAGTCAGTTATAATTCTCGTTGATAATTTACGTTGTATACATACAAATAACATATAGATTTATAATTTATGCAGGATATATATCATATCGTtaatgatttaaaattcaaaatgcaataaaaaattgtgcttaatatgtaatttctttttattttttatgtcacaaAATATGACGTGAACTCATCACCATGCATAAGTTATGCTAGACATGCTTTAACCATTATCAACCACTTCTTCAAAGCCCGCTCAAATAATAGTAATGGCTTTCCTCGTATGAACGAAGCCACCAAGGTTTCTCTCGATAAAATTCTTCAGCCGCTCAAGTCAAAGATCGAGTACAAAATgtgcaaattacatttttgtcttgtaattttaatttttttctctatttttggTCATGTTAACAATACATTTGTATTTTTAGTTTTGtaacttgtattttttttttacattttttgttttttagagAATTCTACTATGTTtgcaaataaaaaaaagttcaaaaaataaaaacaatacaCAAGTTACATgactaaaaatgaaaaaatatataaattacatTACTAAATTTGAATATTCATCGCAACAggatcaaaaatgaaaaaaaaacatgtaatttgcaaaattaaaaatacaaattcacCGTCAACaccaaaaaagaaaatataaattagAAGACAAAAAATGTGTCATATCCCCATGCAACCAACAAGTAGTAACGAATCATTTCGAATACGGTCAAAAGATGAAATTTCCTTGTGTCGGATATGGCAGTCAAATTTCATTTGTTAAACAGATACTTCTATTAAAACTCGTAGAAATATCTGACAATATCCATAACATATCCATTACTTATGTATTATTTACAGAACTCGATTTTTCATGGAGAATTCTGAGCTGATATATTGTGGCAAGCCTCTCTACCAATGCACCAAACTCGGCTTCGACTCGGTGTTGCAGTCACAGAAGTTATTCTAGCTTCTTCTTCATACTGAGTTTCAACGTTGGAATTGCGAGATTTTTTATCAGTGCtattcaactgatgaatcaaggaGTGTCTTACTCGATCGAGCACAGGGCTGTCTGATATTCCAGGGATCTTGGCTCCAACAAGGTGAGACATTGCCACCGGCGAATTTGGGTTACTGATGACATCTTCTTGTAGAATATCTCCTATTCGGGACAGAATGCTGAACGCCAAGTTGGCTAAAACTCGGGAATAGGCTTCAAGAATAGAGTGCCCCACGTCCTACAAATAACCAACTAAATAGTTTCAAACTCTGATGATAAATGAgtcaagaaatttgaaaattcttgGTAAAGTAAATCGTAACTAACCTTTCCGTATTGGACTTTTGTGACATCAAGGAATGTTCGAGGAAGATTTGGGTATCTGTTCTTGAGCTGCTGCAGAAGCATTTCCGCCCGGTTCACCAATGACTCTGTCTTATCCAGCTCAGATAAAGAATCTTTGACAAAAGACCATGATGTTCGGACCGGAGATTTTTTGCTGTATTGCTCGTTGATTCTCTCTTTCCATGAAAGTATAGCTGCTTCTAATCTGTTAATAGCTTCCAGAGCACCTTGGTCGGATTTCAGATTTAAACAATCGATCATCTCATCGACTGAGGTTGAATCTGCAGTCAATATCTTGAAGAGTTCCTCACTAAGATTTGCCTTTGCTGACTGAAACGATACACAAGAGAATGGGAGTCGACatcattgaaaaataaattaaaaattttcaagcTACCGTCGGGCAGATCAAGCATAAAAGAGAGATGAAGACATCGAAAAGGTATACGAATCAATTAACAAAAGAAATCAAAGAACGTGTCATGCAACAGCTATAAAATCTCAAGATTTCTAGAGCTTCCTTGCCTTTGGAAGTGCATCCTTGATGATAGTAGGAATCGGCATTTCTACCAAAACATTTTCATTGATCGATCTTGCAGCCTTGAAAACTTGATAGACCAATTTACCCTGATGCAATAATCTCTTTCTTTCTGTGTCCGAGAGTCCAACTTTAGGTACCCGAGGAGACGGAAGCCACCATCTTTGACCATGCCCACCACTCAGGCTTCTTCCTTCTGCTTGGCTACCTACTTCTGAGTACCAAAATTCTGTATTGGTCATTGAATCAAGTGTGTCCTGGAGGGTTAAGAAATCAAACAAGTGAATTATAGGCGGAACAAACAAAAGAAGATTGCTTTATGAAAGAAGAGACTACATACAATGAGCATGGAATCCAGCTTCTGCAATGCTGGAAGATTCATATGGATGTCTGCTCGAGCTTTTGGGGTCATTATCTACACCAAAACCAGTGATTTTATTAGCAGGATGAACCAACAAGGGAGGACATGACCTTTGACTCGGTTAAAAGATGAAATACCTCCAGTGTTCGGCCATTGGTGCCTCTTTGTTTGGCCGGAACCAACTCAACCATATAGCTAGTCGGGGACAGCAACCAATTCATTTCTTTATGCCAGTTATTTTTCCTTTCCTCAGGCAGTGGCTCCAACTTCCAAAGCTCGCCAAAAACAGAAGCTGCGATAAACCCGATGCGAACGAAACGACATTAAGAAGATTAAACTGATTATAAAGATTGATTCCAGATGAGTGATAAGTAGTTAGGCACCTGCTAGATTTGTTATTCCATTGGATAAAGCTAATGCAGAGGACACTCCCTTGGTACCTCCAGTAAGATCCTCCCCAAGCAGTAGCTTGGCAAAAGTCTCTTTCAATGTTTCAACATCCCTAAATCGATTAGTATAGTCTAGTTTTTCTTTTTCGCGGAGATGTTGTGATCTTGCTGAAGATTTCCTTTCATCTTGACACTGATCATCTTTCTTCATTATCTCCCAGAGAGAAGAGAATGATCCAAAAGCATTATTGCTAGAAGAGTAGCTAGAATCATCGTCAAAGGAATCTGTGACGCACCCTTCTCCTCTGCTAGTGACACTTTCATTATCATACGGGACATTGTTGAGAATGCAGCTCTCGAGACCATTGTATGTCATTATTCCTGAATATTCATGCTTCAATTTAGTAATTCATGATGGAGGGGCTTACAGTTAGAAAACTATCATGTCAGAGTAGTGCAGATACAAATTTTCATGTTCCGGCGACTGCAGCGTGAAAGGATTGAAGATAATAAATATCTACTAGTGGTACTACTATAGATTTTAAATAAACAAAACCATTTTCTCATATCTAGTATAAACTAATCGATATTCCAGTTCATTCAACAGGCGTTCAATTTCCAACTATTTCTAACAGAAGTCATTGATTATTTGTAAAAAAAGATTACTAGTTAAATGGATAAATATGATAATGCTGGGTGGACCAATTTTCTTGAGGCATCCAGCATCAAAGAAGCAAATCGAACGCTAAGCAAACAACATTATAATTGCCTGAATCGCAATGAATCAACATACACAGATGAAAACACCAGAAACATTGCCCAGATTCTTACATAAGAAGTCACAAAAGCCTAAACATATGAAATATTATCCACAAACATTGCCCGGATTCTTACATAAGAAGTCACAAAAGCCTAAACATGCAGTAGTGAGACATGTCATATAGAAGGAGAGATAAAGTTGATGTCATATTTCTACGGAGAGACAGGAAGATTCAGTTTGAAAAAAAACTACAAAAAACAGAGCTGGAAAGTCAACTGTATCCACAAACTTCTGTATTTTGTCAAGAAGTTAGGCTGACATCTCAACATCTAGATACCAAAGGGCAAGGGCAACCATGAAAGAGTAGACAAACCTCTTCGTGTCATTATTCTACTCTTTGGATTTAGTAGTCGAGTCACTTACTagaataaagaaaataaaaattaaaaggatCTTAAGGAGGGCattatttaatcatattttcaacTTAAAAGTCAAAACTTGACACATAAACACAGAGAACGTGAAATAGACGGAGAAGTAAGTGAATCTATATTACATACGTATtccattatttaattaaggaacAATTTTTGTGAATACATGTGGGAGGACAATGACTTTCTTTATTTGAGAAAATATAAGTATAGTTTCAAATGAAACAGTAATGG is a window encoding:
- the LOC142526811 gene encoding rop guanine nucleotide exchange factor 14-like isoform X2, which codes for MTRRGIMTYNGLESCILNNVPYDNESVTSRGEGCVTDSFDDDSSYSSSNNAFGSFSSLWEIMKKDDQCQDERKSSARSQHLREKEKLDYTNRFRDVETLKETFAKLLLGEDLTGGTKGVSSALALSNGITNLAASVFGELWKLEPLPEERKNNWHKEMNWLLSPTSYMVELVPAKQRGTNGRTLEIMTPKARADIHMNLPALQKLDSMLIDTLDSMTNTEFWYSEVGSQAEGRSLSGGHGQRWWLPSPRVPKVGLSDTERKRLLHQGKLVYQVFKAARSINENVLVEMPIPTIIKDALPKSAKANLSEELFKILTADSTSVDEMIDCLNLKSDQGALEAINRLEAAILSWKERINEQYSKKSPVRTSWSFVKDSLSELDKTESLVNRAEMLLQQLKNRYPNLPRTFLDVTKVQYGKDVGHSILEAYSRVLANLAFSILSRIGDILQEDVISNPNSPVAMSHLVGAKIPGISDSPVLDRVRHSLIHQLNSTDKKSRNSNVETQYEEEARITSVTATPSRSRVWCIGREACHNISAQNSP
- the LOC142526811 gene encoding rop guanine nucleotide exchange factor 14-like isoform X1 is translated as MIMRRRLACCSRDREISLDFDEQERIMTYNGLESCILNNVPYDNESVTSRGEGCVTDSFDDDSSYSSSNNAFGSFSSLWEIMKKDDQCQDERKSSARSQHLREKEKLDYTNRFRDVETLKETFAKLLLGEDLTGGTKGVSSALALSNGITNLAASVFGELWKLEPLPEERKNNWHKEMNWLLSPTSYMVELVPAKQRGTNGRTLEIMTPKARADIHMNLPALQKLDSMLIDTLDSMTNTEFWYSEVGSQAEGRSLSGGHGQRWWLPSPRVPKVGLSDTERKRLLHQGKLVYQVFKAARSINENVLVEMPIPTIIKDALPKSAKANLSEELFKILTADSTSVDEMIDCLNLKSDQGALEAINRLEAAILSWKERINEQYSKKSPVRTSWSFVKDSLSELDKTESLVNRAEMLLQQLKNRYPNLPRTFLDVTKVQYGKDVGHSILEAYSRVLANLAFSILSRIGDILQEDVISNPNSPVAMSHLVGAKIPGISDSPVLDRVRHSLIHQLNSTDKKSRNSNVETQYEEEARITSVTATPSRSRVWCIGREACHNISAQNSP
- the LOC142527083 gene encoding agamous-like MADS-box protein AGL80, producing the protein MTRKKVKLSFITNDSSRKATYKKRKKGLMKKVSELSTLCGIDACAIVYSPYESTPDVWPADPRAAQRVIAQFRQVPEMEQSKKMVNQESFIRGRIAKAAEQIKKLQKDNREKEITHLMYQCLTGKGLQGLAVPELNDMGWLLDQNLKEICKRIEMLKKEEAPPSKRAALEQKPAVEELGGMERAQQPMWFPDWMGSTSYQQQQMGGLLGYGCGGGASGGGGGDGMMLPFSDGGNHNPSLWSHGFFP